The sequence below is a genomic window from Methylotuvimicrobium alcaliphilum 20Z.
GTGGCACTGGATTCCGCCACAAATCCGTATGGAACGGATTTGCATTTATCCGAAGGGCTCCGGGCAGGATAGCCCGGAGTGAATCCTTGGCGGAATGATGCGTTCCTTTCTTAAATTGTCGCTTATGGGCAGTCTCGTTATTCCAAGCCGATCGGCTCTTTTTGAAAACTAGATGTTTTTTCGCTCGAATGGGCGTAATTTTAATTAACTCTCTTTTACCCTGCTAAACCGGTTAAAATGGGCGGTTTTTTACAACACTTATCCATCCGGAACAAAATCTTGATTTCAACAGCTAATATCACCATGCAATTCGGGGCAAAACCCCTGTTTGAAAATATTTCCGTCAAATTCGGTGAGGGCAACCGTTACGGCCTGATCGGAGCTAACGGTTGCGGTAAATCGACTCTCATGAAAATTCTAAGCGGCGAATTGGAGCCTTCCGCCGGTAACGTTAGTATCGGTCCTAATGAACGTTTGGGGAATTTGCGGCAGGATCAATTTGCGTTCGAGACGTTTACAGTGCTGGATACCGTCATCATGGGCCGTGAAGAGCTATGGCGCGTTAAACAGGAGCGCGACCGCATTTATTCGCTGCCGGAAATGAGCGAAGAAGAAGGGATGCAAGTTGCCGAACTGGAAGTGGAGTTCGCGGAACTGGATGGGTATACCGCCGAATCCCGCGCTGGCGAATTGCTGCTAGGCTTGGATATTCCGCAGGAACAACATGCCGGATTGATGAGCGCCGTTGCGCCCGGCTGGAAATTGCGCGTATTGTTAGCGCAAGCCTTATTCGCGGATCCCGATATTCTGCTGTTGGATGAGCCGACTAACAACCTTGATATCAACACGATTCGCTGGCTGGAAAACATTTTGAACGAGCGCGACTCGACGATGATTATTATTTCGCATGACCGCCACTTTTTAAATAGCGTCTGTACGCACATGGCGGATTTGGATTATGGCGAACTGCGTATTTATCCGGGGAATTACGACGAATACATGACCGCGGTCACCGAAGTGCGCGAACGTCTGCTGGCCGGCAATGCTAAAAAGAAAGCCCAAATTGCCGAGTTGCAAACCTTCGTCAGCCGGTTTTCGGCCAATGCCTCGAAAGCCAAGCAAGCCACTTCACGCGCCAGACAATTGGAAAAAATCAAGCTGGACGAAGTGAAGCCGTCTAGTCGAGTTAATCCCTTCATTCGTTTCGATCAAGATAAAAAGCTGCATCGCTTGGCGTTGGAAGTGGAAGGTTTGAGCAAAGGTTACGGCGCCGAACCCTTGTTCAAAAATCTCAAGCTCGTGGTTTCGGTCGGCGAACGCGTCGCCGTGATCGGTCCTAACGGCATCGGTAAAACCACCTTGCTCCGCACACTGGTGCGCGATTTGATTGCCGATGAAGGGGTAATAAAATGGTCCGAAAATTCCAGCGTCGGTTATTATGCGCAGGACCACGCCGGCGACTTTGCCGAAGAGATTACGTTGACGGAATGGATGGGCCAATGGCGGCAACCCGGCGATGACGATCAAACTATTCGAGGCACTTTAGGGCGCTTGTTGTTTTCGCAAGACGACATTCACAAATCTGTCAAAGTGCTGTCCGGCGGCGAAAAGGGGCGGATGCTGTTCGGCAAATTGATTTTGCAAAAAAACAATATCATGGTCATGGACGAGCCAACCAACCACTTGGATATGGAATCGATAGAATCGTTGAATACCGCGCTGGAAAACTACCCCGGAACGCTGGTTTTCGTCAGTCATGACCGCGAGTTCGTGTCCTCGTTGGCAACGCGGATCATTGAATTGACTCCGCAGGGTATCGTCGATTTTAACG
It includes:
- a CDS encoding ABC-F family ATPase translates to MGGFLQHLSIRNKILISTANITMQFGAKPLFENISVKFGEGNRYGLIGANGCGKSTLMKILSGELEPSAGNVSIGPNERLGNLRQDQFAFETFTVLDTVIMGREELWRVKQERDRIYSLPEMSEEEGMQVAELEVEFAELDGYTAESRAGELLLGLDIPQEQHAGLMSAVAPGWKLRVLLAQALFADPDILLLDEPTNNLDINTIRWLENILNERDSTMIIISHDRHFLNSVCTHMADLDYGELRIYPGNYDEYMTAVTEVRERLLAGNAKKKAQIAELQTFVSRFSANASKAKQATSRARQLEKIKLDEVKPSSRVNPFIRFDQDKKLHRLALEVEGLSKGYGAEPLFKNLKLVVSVGERVAVIGPNGIGKTTLLRTLVRDLIADEGVIKWSENSSVGYYAQDHAGDFAEEITLTEWMGQWRQPGDDDQTIRGTLGRLLFSQDDIHKSVKVLSGGEKGRMLFGKLILQKNNIMVMDEPTNHLDMESIESLNTALENYPGTLVFVSHDREFVSSLATRIIELTPQGIVDFNGNYEDYLASQSLN